In Flavobacterium sp. CS20, a single window of DNA contains:
- a CDS encoding OmpH family outer membrane protein — MLIFGSNTKTILIAIFTIVVAHSTVNAQRGLRIGYVDMTYILDNIPEYRQASQMLDQKIQEWKSEIALKQTKIDNLKEQLENERPLLTPELIEEKEDEINFLQQQLLDYQETKFGASGEFIVQKRQLIQPIEDQVFNAVQEIGNIREYDFIFENSAEALLLFSAERHDISDRVLKMINRSARDSRRENKLDEKKKNKKKTRFKKLLMNPINL, encoded by the coding sequence ATGTTGATATTTGGATCTAATACTAAAACAATTTTAATAGCAATTTTTACAATTGTCGTTGCCCATTCTACCGTCAATGCTCAAAGAGGACTCAGGATAGGCTATGTAGATATGACATATATTCTTGATAATATTCCCGAATATCGCCAAGCCTCGCAAATGCTTGATCAAAAAATTCAAGAGTGGAAAAGTGAAATAGCACTAAAGCAGACTAAAATAGATAATCTTAAAGAACAACTCGAAAATGAAAGACCACTTCTCACTCCAGAGCTTATTGAAGAAAAAGAAGATGAAATAAATTTTTTGCAACAGCAACTTTTAGATTATCAAGAAACAAAATTTGGTGCGTCTGGTGAGTTTATCGTTCAAAAAAGACAACTCATACAACCTATTGAAGATCAGGTTTTTAATGCCGTTCAGGAAATCGGAAACATACGTGAGTATGACTTCATTTTTGAAAATTCTGCAGAAGCTTTATTGCTCTTTTCAGCAGAACGGCACGATATTAGCGACAGAGTATTGAAAATGATAAATAGAAGTGCTCGTGATAGTCGCAGAGAAAATAAACTCGACGAAAAAAAGAAGAACAAGAAAAAAACCCGCTTCAAGAAATTGCTAATGAACCCTATAAATCTGTAA
- a CDS encoding OmpH family outer membrane protein has product MKSINTIFLTLAIVLGLVGNVNAQSKIAHINTQDFIESMPAYQDAMKQIKQVEETYSAEIDELLKEAQKKNERYKAEAPTKTDEQNQARMQELQEMQNSIREYNQTATREVQKKREELMRPVLEKARNIIQKVARDKGFDYVLDSSIGSGVLLADGYDLLDDAKAELSK; this is encoded by the coding sequence ATGAAATCAATTAACACTATTTTTTTGACTTTAGCCATAGTTTTAGGACTAGTAGGCAATGTGAATGCGCAATCTAAAATTGCTCACATAAATACACAAGATTTTATTGAATCTATGCCAGCATACCAAGATGCGATGAAACAAATTAAGCAAGTAGAAGAAACTTATTCTGCCGAAATTGATGAACTCTTAAAAGAAGCTCAGAAGAAAAACGAACGCTATAAAGCTGAGGCTCCTACCAAGACAGACGAACAAAATCAGGCAAGGATGCAAGAGCTTCAAGAGATGCAAAACTCTATCAGGGAATACAACCAAACCGCTACTAGAGAAGTGCAAAAAAAGAGAGAAGAATTAATGAGACCAGTACTTGAAAAAGCGAGAAACATCATTCAAAAAGTTGCTCGTGACAAAGGCTTTGATTATGTTTTAGATTCATCTATAGGTTCAGGTGTACTTCTAGCTGATGGATACGATTTATTAGATGATGCAAAAGCAGAACTTTCAAAATAA
- the murI gene encoding glutamate racemase — MSNLNSPIGIFDSGLGGLSILSEIHKQLPNEKLIYFADSANAPYGEKTEQEIVNLSIKNTQFLINNSCKIIVIACNTATTNAIHVLREKFDIPFVGIEPAIKPATFQSLSKKIGVLATKGTLSSKLFYKNASLLKQETEIIEVVGRGIVEAIENNCTNTKDFNNLLKKQLEIFIKNEIDYLVLGCSHYSFITKNIEKIMGENVKIIDSGFAVAKQTNKILDLTNLRKKTNHNLKIDIYTNKTSIDALKNVLHYLNLNINDINVY; from the coding sequence ATGTCAAACCTAAATTCACCCATTGGAATATTCGATTCTGGACTAGGCGGTCTGTCTATTTTAAGTGAAATTCACAAGCAACTGCCCAATGAAAAATTAATTTATTTTGCTGATAGTGCTAATGCTCCTTATGGAGAAAAAACAGAACAGGAGATTGTAAACTTATCCATCAAAAACACCCAGTTTTTAATTAATAACTCCTGCAAGATAATTGTTATAGCCTGTAACACCGCAACGACTAACGCCATACATGTATTAAGAGAAAAATTTGATATCCCATTTGTAGGTATAGAGCCAGCTATTAAACCAGCGACTTTTCAAAGCTTATCCAAAAAAATTGGTGTTTTAGCGACCAAAGGTACACTATCGAGCAAGTTATTTTATAAAAATGCTTCATTGCTTAAACAAGAGACAGAAATTATTGAAGTTGTTGGACGAGGAATTGTTGAAGCTATAGAAAACAACTGCACCAACACAAAAGATTTTAATAATCTCTTAAAAAAACAACTAGAAATTTTTATAAAAAATGAGATTGATTATCTAGTCTTAGGATGTTCTCACTACTCTTTTATTACCAAAAATATTGAAAAAATTATGGGTGAAAACGTTAAGATAATAGACTCTGGTTTTGCCGTAGCTAAACAAACCAACAAAATTTTAGACCTCACTAATTTAAGAAAAAAAACAAACCATAATCTAAAAATTGATATCTACACCAACAAAACATCAATAGATGCTTTAAAAAATGTATTGCACTACCTTAACCTAAATATCAACGATATTAATGTCTATTAA
- a CDS encoding type IX secretion system membrane protein PorP/SprF: protein MKLKKIIIVLIALGFYSLSNAQERGLPIYKDYLTDNWYLIHPSMAGASNYDKIRVTGRQAWFDVDDAPNLQTISANFRAGENVGLGGIFFNDANGRFSQVGGYLTFAYHLQLTGRNSVLNQLSFGASIGVIEESLDETDIDIVNNPDPIIYGVEQSETFFNVDIGVSYNYQDFFIHTTVKNIINQDRQIFSERFENDNQRQYLISSGYNFYLRNPKWSLQPSFMFQYKEFTEEANIDINAKVFYELENNNRVWGGLSYRGSFDGAEYSSDGTSVDSQKLSNISPFLGFTFNNRFVIAYTYTYQTNDIVLTNSGFHQLTLGYNFGKRSEKYKCNCPAVNY, encoded by the coding sequence ATGAAATTGAAAAAAATAATTATAGTTTTAATAGCATTAGGGTTTTATAGTTTATCTAATGCTCAAGAAAGAGGGTTACCAATTTACAAGGATTATTTAACCGATAATTGGTATTTAATACATCCGTCTATGGCAGGAGCTTCAAACTACGATAAAATAAGAGTAACAGGGCGTCAAGCATGGTTTGATGTTGATGATGCTCCTAATTTACAAACGATTAGTGCAAACTTTAGAGCTGGGGAAAATGTTGGATTAGGTGGTATATTTTTTAATGATGCAAACGGTCGATTTTCTCAAGTTGGAGGATATCTTACTTTTGCTTATCATCTTCAGTTAACGGGTAGAAATTCAGTATTAAATCAATTATCATTTGGTGCTAGCATTGGAGTTATAGAAGAATCTTTAGATGAAACAGATATAGATATTGTTAATAATCCTGATCCTATAATTTATGGAGTAGAACAATCTGAAACTTTTTTTAATGTTGATATAGGAGTTTCTTATAATTATCAAGATTTTTTCATCCATACTACAGTCAAGAACATAATTAATCAAGATAGACAGATATTCAGTGAGAGATTTGAAAACGATAATCAGCGACAATACCTTATTTCATCAGGTTATAATTTTTATTTAAGAAATCCAAAATGGTCTTTACAGCCTTCTTTTATGTTCCAATATAAAGAATTTACAGAAGAAGCCAATATCGATATCAACGCAAAAGTATTCTATGAGTTAGAAAACAATAATCGAGTTTGGGGTGGCTTGTCTTATCGAGGAAGCTTTGATGGTGCAGAATATAGTTCAGATGGTACATCTGTTGACAGTCAAAAATTAAGTAATATTTCACCTTTTTTAGGTTTCACTTTTAATAATAGATTTGTGATAGCTTATACATATACTTATCAAACTAATGACATTGTCTTGACAAATTCTGGTTTTCATCAACTTACACTTGGCTATAATTTTGGTAAGAGAAGTGAAAAGTATAAATGTAATTGCCCAGCTGTAAATTATTAA
- a CDS encoding T9SS type B sorting domain-containing protein, which yields MIPTYSLEDCGGAEDCANIEFIPRFDENEDITQNLDLILCLPFNGIPEYNLNVNLEPILENIRQTFFDEFPDYAIVNPNSEPYNVTFYETAQDAIDGTNAIPNPQSYTPPSIPFTVHYSVNSAIISDCLDTGTFELDVTTSNVGTLEDLDQCSDVPGTDIATFDLTQNDTNVLNGEDPNNFEVSYYESQQDAIDGINPIPDPSAYQNLSNPQTIWALQDNLESVACFDIGSFQIEVFQIPEITIPPEDLTECGDFTLTQTFDLTENNVSSLGISNPADTQLTYHTSQGDADSGDNPISNPTAYEPGVEMQEIFIRAENINDTTCFSTDSFTIEILDVEANPVPDMEKCEMTGSTGQAEFDLTEQNAETFGPNQDATTHSISYYISQADADGGSSPIPNPDNYTNTSNPQTIWVRVQNNDNPVECFELTSFELIVNEQPEFVNAPEDLSECFDFATPPIFDLTQNDIVSLGILNPTETQLTYHNTQAEADTGDNPIPDPANYQPLNEQINIFIRAENTDDSECFSITSFTVEFFRVEILQPDDLGLCDDGSGTGTATFNLTENNFVVLGSNQDPSTHSVSYHESQPDANGGVNPIPDPTAYQNTSNPQPIWVRVQNIADPTCFELASFELSVTDSAPVDLNPPNIVECDDDNDGFFNNFDLSDQDDTISLGNPDVLVSYHLTQSDAENNVGALSSPYSNVVESVQTIYFRTEDINNSCSLVSSFELQVVDSPILTPIEDPLSVCDDNTDGFLFFDLTQVEPEVLGSLAPTNLDITYHLNETDAETDQNEIAQPTNYQNTSSPQTIWIRVTDTSNAQNCFNIESFDIEVLPLPAIVDAEPLAVCDDETGGNLSDEIATFDLNDKIDEITQGNNELNVEFFETPTDLANNNPITPIDSYVNTTNPQTIEVRVTSQTTGCESFSSLTLVVDPIPSLAPTLEPLEVCDPDNDGFAEFDLEVAIIDILNNEPEVTITFHLTQADADLGVNPIDTTQPFGTNNPNQQTLYVRAENTGPNGDDGTGCYDTRPLDLIVIPSPEIQNLEDLTRCDDETANGFASFDLTQNTPEALGNQDPTNIQITYHETQQDAEDGINAIAVPSNYTNITNPQIIYVRIENTATGCVDLFDFTDDTNNSFTLTVEPLPAITAPSVLEVCDDDANQNPFPQISFDLTVKEAEIVGQPVVPANLQFTYYESQADLDNDNPITDPTDYTNTSQPQSIFIKVVDTATENQCFDTVIMTISVLPLPSPSETDPDALRLEACDDNNDGVAAEPFDLTQSGNLIAGSENVSISYYLNESGAENEDARDLITTPDAYVNDPSLNETDANGNPTNTQIIYARVDNAVAGNFCFVIVPFEIVVHRAPVLNPNGNPFAYTLCEDDDTNPGVATIFSTQDITDNLWDLTNGDSDVIIPLLDPNITPGQSIEDFTVSYHLTEQDAEDGVNEISAGYQASDGEILFIRVENTTTDCFNTAGIGQVEMQIQPRPAIANTNPDDIVVCADAVGASGVATIDLTQQDVAVNPSSPANTMVVYYEGMMNFNNATPIDDPTNYQTSQTPQTIIAEVVNTQTLCESSRFLSFDIIVNALPNVDISGFDGAIVCIGQDGELIENADSPPIIDTGLDSANFSFEWTFEGTALPDTTPSIEADQPGVYTVTVTNNATGCVGTSSAEIIESNPPSFEVTVLSASFSQSYVVEVSNIVGNGNFEFQLDDGEWISLEPGQTTLVFNAVTPGTHIIRGREEGGCGEQQVSFATIDFPPFFTPNQDGFNETWNITGLSNQPNAKIYIFDRYGKLLKQLSPGGIGWDGTFNGKAMPSQDYWFRVEFIEPTTGSPSTFKSHFTLKR from the coding sequence GTGATTCCCACGTATTCCCTTGAAGATTGTGGAGGTGCTGAAGATTGTGCAAATATAGAGTTTATACCAAGATTTGATGAAAATGAAGACATAACTCAAAATTTAGATTTAATATTATGTTTACCGTTTAACGGTATTCCTGAGTATAATCTCAATGTTAATTTAGAACCAATTTTAGAAAACATCAGGCAGACTTTCTTTGATGAATTCCCTGATTATGCAATAGTCAATCCTAATTCAGAGCCTTATAATGTAACCTTTTACGAAACGGCTCAAGATGCAATCGATGGAACGAATGCTATACCAAATCCACAAAGTTATACGCCACCAAGCATTCCTTTTACAGTTCATTATTCGGTTAATAGTGCTATTATATCAGATTGTTTAGATACAGGAACTTTTGAGTTAGATGTAACAACTTCTAATGTTGGTACTTTAGAAGATTTAGATCAATGTAGTGATGTTCCAGGAACAGATATTGCCACATTTGATTTAACACAAAACGACACTAATGTGCTCAATGGAGAAGACCCTAATAATTTTGAAGTTTCTTATTATGAGTCTCAGCAAGATGCTATTGACGGGATTAATCCTATTCCTGATCCATCTGCTTACCAAAACTTATCTAACCCTCAAACTATATGGGCTTTGCAGGACAATCTTGAAAGTGTAGCTTGTTTTGATATCGGTTCTTTCCAAATAGAAGTTTTTCAAATCCCCGAAATCACCATTCCACCCGAAGACTTAACAGAATGTGGCGATTTCACCCTAACCCAAACTTTTGATTTAACCGAAAACAATGTGAGTAGTTTAGGCATATCAAACCCAGCAGACACACAATTGACCTACCACACCAGTCAAGGCGATGCAGATTCAGGAGATAACCCTATAAGCAACCCGACAGCTTATGAGCCAGGCGTAGAAATGCAAGAGATATTCATCCGTGCAGAAAATATAAACGATACAACCTGTTTTTCAACCGATAGTTTTACTATAGAAATATTAGATGTAGAAGCCAATCCAGTCCCTGATATGGAAAAATGTGAGATGACAGGAAGCACAGGACAAGCCGAATTTGATTTAACGGAGCAAAATGCTGAAACTTTTGGTCCTAATCAAGACGCTACAACACACAGTATCAGCTATTATATTAGCCAAGCTGATGCTGATGGTGGCAGTAGTCCTATTCCTAATCCAGACAATTATACCAATACAAGTAATCCTCAAACCATCTGGGTCAGAGTTCAAAACAACGACAACCCTGTGGAGTGTTTTGAGTTAACAAGTTTTGAATTAATTGTAAACGAACAACCCGAATTTGTCAATGCACCAGAAGATTTGTCAGAATGTTTTGATTTTGCAACACCACCAATATTTGATTTAACCCAAAATGATATTGTAAGTTTAGGTATTTTAAATCCCACAGAGACCCAACTCACTTACCACAACACCCAAGCCGAAGCTGATACAGGAGATAATCCTATACCAGATCCTGCTAACTATCAGCCACTTAACGAACAAATAAATATTTTTATAAGAGCAGAAAACACTGACGATTCAGAATGCTTTAGCATAACAAGTTTTACAGTAGAATTTTTTAGAGTCGAGATATTACAACCCGACGATTTAGGTTTATGCGACGACGGTAGTGGCACAGGTACAGCCACTTTCAACCTCACTGAAAACAATTTTGTGGTATTAGGCTCCAACCAAGACCCATCAACCCATTCGGTGAGTTACCACGAATCCCAACCCGACGCCAACGGCGGCGTAAACCCCATACCAGACCCGACGGCTTACCAGAACACGAGCAACCCACAACCAATCTGGGTCAGAGTCCAAAACATAGCCGATCCGACCTGTTTTGAGCTGGCCAGTTTTGAGCTATCGGTCACAGATTCGGCTCCAGTGGACTTAAACCCACCAAATATTGTAGAATGCGACGATGACAACGATGGGTTTTTCAACAACTTTGATTTAAGCGACCAAGACGATACTATTAGCCTTGGCAATCCAGATGTACTAGTCAGTTATCACTTAACCCAATCAGATGCCGAAAATAACGTTGGAGCCTTGAGTTCGCCTTATTCTAATGTGGTAGAAAGTGTTCAAACAATCTATTTTAGAACCGAAGACATCAACAACAGTTGTAGCTTGGTCAGCAGTTTTGAGTTGCAAGTAGTCGATAGCCCAATACTGACACCAATAGAAGATCCTCTATCGGTATGTGACGACAATACAGACGGCTTTTTATTTTTCGATTTAACCCAAGTCGAGCCAGAAGTCTTAGGCAGTTTAGCCCCCACAAATTTAGATATCACATACCACTTGAATGAAACTGATGCCGAGACTGATCAAAATGAGATAGCCCAACCGACGAACTATCAAAACACGAGCAGTCCTCAAACGATCTGGATACGAGTCACCGATACGAGCAATGCCCAGAATTGCTTTAATATCGAATCTTTTGATATCGAGGTTTTGCCATTGCCAGCTATTGTAGATGCAGAACCACTAGCGGTATGTGATGATGAGACCGGCGGGAATTTAAGCGATGAGATCGCGACCTTTGACTTAAATGATAAGATCGATGAAATCACCCAAGGGAATAACGAACTCAATGTCGAGTTTTTTGAGACCCCAACAGATTTAGCGAATAACAATCCGATAACACCAATAGACAGCTATGTCAACACGACCAACCCCCAAACGATAGAGGTGAGGGTTACCAGCCAGACGACGGGCTGTGAATCCTTTAGCAGTTTAACTTTAGTGGTGGATCCTATTCCAAGTTTGGCACCAACGCTAGAGCCTTTAGAGGTTTGTGATCCAGACAATGACGGCTTTGCAGAATTTGATTTAGAAGTCGCGATTATAGACATACTCAATAATGAACCCGAGGTGACTATCACCTTTCACCTGACCCAAGCCGATGCCGACTTAGGCGTCAATCCTATTGATACCACACAGCCTTTTGGAACAAACAACCCCAACCAACAAACCCTTTATGTCAGAGCAGAAAACACAGGGCCAAACGGCGATGATGGTACAGGTTGTTATGATACACGTCCATTAGATTTAATAGTAATCCCCAGTCCAGAAATACAAAACTTAGAAGACTTAACACGCTGTGATGATGAGACTGCAAATGGCTTTGCGAGTTTTGATTTAACCCAAAACACTCCAGAAGCTCTCGGCAATCAAGACCCGACAAACATACAAATCACCTATCACGAGACCCAACAAGACGCCGAGGATGGCATCAATGCCATAGCCGTACCGAGTAATTACACCAATATCACCAACCCACAGATTATATATGTGCGTATAGAAAATACGGCAACAGGCTGTGTTGACTTATTTGACTTTACAGATGATACCAATAATAGTTTTACACTAACGGTAGAACCATTACCAGCCATTACCGCACCAAGTGTGTTAGAAGTTTGTGATGATGATGCTAATCAAAATCCATTTCCACAGATTAGTTTTGATTTAACGGTCAAAGAGGCAGAGATAGTCGGACAACCGGTAGTTCCAGCCAACTTACAATTCACCTATTATGAAAGTCAAGCCGATTTAGACAATGACAACCCGATAACTGATCCGACGGACTATACCAACACGAGTCAACCGCAAAGTATTTTCATCAAAGTCGTTGATACAGCTACAGAAAATCAATGCTTTGATACGGTAATTATGACCATCAGCGTGTTGCCATTGCCAAGTCCAAGTGAGACCGACCCCGATGCTCTGAGATTAGAAGCCTGCGATGATAACAATGATGGTGTAGCCGCAGAACCATTTGATTTAACCCAAAGCGGAAACCTGATAGCTGGATCAGAAAATGTCAGTATCAGTTATTATCTCAACGAAAGTGGTGCAGAAAATGAAGATGCAAGAGACCTAATCACCACACCCGATGCTTACGTGAATGATCCCAGTTTAAACGAAACCGATGCCAATGGCAATCCGACCAATACACAAATCATTTATGCGAGGGTGGACAATGCCGTTGCGGGTAACTTCTGTTTTGTGATTGTTCCCTTTGAGATTGTGGTGCATCGTGCTCCAGTGCTCAATCCAAATGGCAATCCTTTTGCTTACACTTTGTGTGAGGACGACGATACCAATCCAGGTGTAGCAACCATATTTTCGACTCAGGACATCACGGACAACCTTTGGGATTTAACGAATGGCGACAGTGATGTCATCATCCCACTTTTAGACCCCAATATCACGCCAGGTCAAAGCATAGAAGATTTTACAGTGAGCTATCACTTAACGGAGCAAGATGCCGAAGATGGAGTGAATGAAATATCAGCAGGCTATCAAGCTAGCGATGGAGAAATATTATTTATACGAGTAGAAAACACCACAACAGACTGTTTTAATACGGCAGGAATCGGTCAAGTAGAAATGCAAATCCAGCCAAGACCAGCTATAGCCAATACTAACCCAGATGACATTGTGGTTTGTGCCGATGCCGTAGGTGCATCTGGTGTAGCCACGATAGATTTAACCCAACAAGATGTAGCGGTTAATCCAAGTTCACCAGCCAATACAATGGTAGTGTATTATGAAGGCATGATGAACTTTAATAATGCCACACCAATAGACGACCCAACGAATTATCAAACCAGTCAAACGCCACAGACAATCATAGCCGAAGTGGTCAATACGCAAACCTTGTGTGAGTCGAGTCGTTTTTTAAGTTTTGATATCATAGTTAATGCCTTACCCAATGTAGATATCAGTGGATTTGATGGTGCGATAGTTTGTATAGGACAAGACGGTGAATTGATAGAGAATGCAGACTCACCACCAATAATCGATACAGGATTAGACAGTGCAAACTTCAGTTTTGAATGGACTTTTGAAGGCACAGCATTGCCAGATACCACACCGAGTATAGAAGCAGATCAGCCAGGCGTTTACACCGTGACTGTAACCAACAACGCCACAGGTTGTGTAGGCACAAGCAGTGCAGAAATCATAGAGAGCAATCCACCGAGTTTTGAAGTCACAGTGTTATCGGCATCATTTAGTCAAAGTTATGTGGTAGAGGTCAGTAATATAGTTGGTAATGGCAATTTTGAATTCCAGTTAGATGATGGAGAATGGATCAGTTTAGAGCCAGGACAAACCACCTTGGTATTTAACGCTGTAACCCCAGGTACACATATAATAAGAGGCAGAGAAGAAGGCGGTTGTGGAGAGCAACAAGTGAGTTTTGCAACGATAGATTTCCCACCATTTTTCACACCCAATCAAGATGGTTTTAACGAAACATGGAATATCACAGGATTATCTAATCAACCTAACGCAAAAATTTATATATTTGACCGCTATGGCAAATTGCTCAAACAACTCAGTCCTGGCGGAATAGGTTGGGACGGAACATTTAACGGCAAAGCCATGCCATCACAGGATTATTGGTTTAGAGTAGAGTTTATAGAACCTACAACAGGTAGTCCAAGCACTTTTAAATCACATTTTACGTTGAAGCGATAA